The DNA window CAGCGTCAGCACGCTGCCTCCCCACAGCGCGATCAGCCACAGCAGACGTGTGGACCAGACGGTTTTCATCAATGATAACCCTCCCCTGGCTGGACTTTGCCGCGGAACACGTAATAGCTCCAGCAGGTATAGCCAAGAATAACCGGAATAATCAGCAGCGCGCCCACCAGCATAAAGCCCTGGCTTTGCGGCGGGGCGGCGGCCTGCCACAAGGTAATCGATGGCGGAATAATATGCGGCCAGATGCTGATCCCCAGGCCGCTAAAGCC is part of the Klebsiella quasipneumoniae subsp. quasipneumoniae genome and encodes:
- a CDS encoding DUF2474 domain-containing protein, whose product is MKTVWSTRLLWLIALWGGSVLTLAAISLLFRLLMTAAGLKV